From Carassius auratus strain Wakin chromosome 22, ASM336829v1, whole genome shotgun sequence, a single genomic window includes:
- the LOC113039699 gene encoding beta-microseminoprotein-like produces MRSVVLGLLLCAVFPLINAGCFSVQHETTAKFCQDKTDKTWHPTGSVWRNSKCFDCNCFADSMRCCDAMQRPVNYSDKCQVEYDYTTCTFEVFEKVPCSHTGGVLGK; encoded by the exons ATG AGGTCAGTTGTGCTTGGTTTGCTTCTGTGTGCTGTCTTTCCTCTGATCAATGCTGGTTGCTTCAGTGTGCAACACGAAACAACAG CTAAGTTTTGCCAGGACAAGACAGATAAGACATGGCATCCTACTGGATCTGTTTGGAGAAACAGTAAATGTTTTGACTGTAATTGTTTTGCTGATTCCATGAGGTGCTGTGATGC AATGCAGAGGCCTGTTAATTATTCTGACAAGTGCCAAGTGGAGTATGATTACACTACATGCACATTTGAGGTGTTTGAGAAAGTTCCCTGTTCTCACACGGGCGGTGTTCTCGGTAAATGA